From the Bacillota bacterium genome, the window AGCACGAACATCGCGCTCGAAGCGTTGTCGGCCACCGTATCCTGTATCTTGATCTTCCAGTCCCTGACGCGGCTGTCTACGATCTCGATGGCCGCCATTACGCCTTCGGTGGCACGCAGGACGTCCACCACCGTCAGGCCGGGCCCCTCAAGGTCCTTCTTGAGGACGAACGCCACTTCGCCCTCCGCCTTGGGCTGGCACAGGGAAGCGCAGTCTACTGCTTCGCCCTCATGGACGAGCATGTCGTCAAGGAGGTGGCCGTAGTCGGGCTCGGCGACGCCGAGCAGGTCCTGCATGGCCTTGCTCGTCAGACCTATCTTCTTTCCGATAATCTTGTGTCCCTCAGCGACTTTCGTCCCGATGGTGGCCATCTGTATCCGGTACGCGTCAGCGACCGTTATTCCCTCGAAGCGGGACGTTATCTGATCCACCGGCCTTTTCGATTTCTCGGCCTCCATGAGCTCGCGCGAGAGGTTCCTGACCTGGTCGGCGGTCAACACTCCTCCGGTTCCGCCCATTTAACCACCCCCGTGGTTATTCCCGCGTTCATGCGGGTGAAGATGTCCTGCCCTTCGCTTGATGGCCGCGGCCAGCCGCGTGGCGATTCGCTCCGCAACGCGCGCTTTCCGGCCCGGTTGGTCCAGCTCGCCATCGCCGAGGCATGCTAGAAGCTCGCCGAGGCACTCGCGTACCTCGTCCGTGGGTCCGGGGAAGGCCACTATGATGGTTGAGCCGTATTC encodes:
- a CDS encoding 2-keto-4-pentenoate hydratase, giving the protein MGGTGGVLTADQVRNLSRELMEAEKSKRPVDQITSRFEGITVADAYRIQMATIGTKVAEGHKIIGKKIGLTSKAMQDLLGVAEPDYGHLLDDMLVHEGEAVDCASLCQPKAEGEVAFVLKKDLEGPGLTVVDVLRATEGVMAAIEIVDSRVRDWKIKIQDTVADNASSAMFVLGSRLVNPCDIDLRLVGMVLEKNGQVLSTAAGAAVLGHPAVAVAWLANKLSEYGLGLSAGEVVLSGAFTAAPPVAAGDVFRVTFDRLGSVGCRFA